The Paenarthrobacter aurescens region GGGGGCCGCGAACCCGAGCTACCGCAATTCCCTCCGGGTGGAAGGCGATACCGCCACCATTGCCCGCTGCCCGTATACCGTCTTGGCTCCGCTGCTCTCGAGAAAACGGCCCACGGCGGCCATGGGAGGGGAGAACCGGGTGCGGAACTGATCCTGGTGAACATGGTGCACCAGCTGGACGATGGGGATATTCCCGCGCACGAACAGCGGAGAGAAGAACGGGATTCCGTTTTGGCAATCCACCACGGCGTCGAACTGCCCGTTGGTGCGCAGGAGCCTCAGTGCGGCCTGCCCGTAGATGGAGAGGGTTCCGCCGCTGCGCAGGATGCGGATGCCGTCAATGACCTCCTCAGCCGCCTGACCGGCGTCGCGGCCTGTAAACCACGTGACACGAACCCCGTTGTTGACCCACCTGCGTGAAATCTCATGCATGTACTGCTCGGCACCGCCGGCTTGTGAATGCCGGACGTCCCGCCAGTTGAGAACCAGTACGTGCTTGCCGGCGAGCCTGGCGGGAGAATTCATGTCAATTGCGGCGTCAGTCATGATGCTGCTTTCTGGAGTTGAATCACCGATGCGAAGCTGGCCACTCCGTCCTGGAAAGGACGGAACGTGGACTCGGCGCCATCGGTCCATGCCACAGGCAACTCCACAATGCTGGCGTGGTTGTCCTGCAGCCGAAGGAGCAACTCAACATCGAAGGCGAAACCGGTGCTGCGGCACTGCACCATGGCAGCTGTGAGGGCGTCCCGTTCAAAAAACTTGAAGCCGCATTGGGTGTCCTGAATGCCCTTGACCTTGGATTTGGTGAGAACCCTGAACGCCGTGCCACCCATTCGTCGTCCGATGTGTTGGGGCACAACAAAGGTGGATCCTGGGGCATGACGGGATGCGATCACCGCCGCTGCCCCGCCTGCCAGGCGGGACATGGTTTCAGTGAGCGTCTCCAGGGGCGTAGCGAGGTCTGCGTCAAAGAAACCTGTGTACT contains the following coding sequences:
- a CDS encoding glycosyltransferase family 4 protein, which translates into the protein MTDAAIDMNSPARLAGKHVLVLNWRDVRHSQAGGAEQYMHEISRRWVNNGVRVTWFTGRDAGQAAEEVIDGIRILRSGGTLSIYGQAALRLLRTNGQFDAVVDCQNGIPFFSPLFVRGNIPIVQLVHHVHQDQFRTRFSPPMAAVGRFLESSGAKTVYGQRAMVAVSPSTRRELR
- a CDS encoding glycosyltransferase, which codes for MRRSHVDLEVIIPAYNEAARISNTLTQTVDFLAVQPWTSRIVVVDNGSVDDTAAVVHRISREKGDAVPISLVGCSRRGKGAAVRRGLLSGTSKYTGFFDADLATPLETLTETMSRLAGGAAAVIASRHAPGSTFVVPQHIGRRMGGTAFRVLTKSKVKGIQDTQCGFKFFERDALTAAMVQCRSTGFAFDVELLLRLQDNHASIVELPVAWTDGAESTFRPFQDGVASFASVIQLQKAAS